The nucleotide window GGTGCTCCAGCGCTCCTCCCAGTCCTCGTCGTCGGGGTTCCACCACTCGACGTCGAAGGCCGTGACGCCCTCGAGGAGGAGGTGGGTCTCGCCGCCGCGATCCCAGTCCGCGTCGATGAGGGTCTTCTTGCGCCGGTAGAGGCCGGTGACCCCCTCGTCGTCGTGGTCGAGGAAGTACTCGAGGATGGCCTGGTCGCTGACCTTCTCGTCGGCGTAGAGGCGGGTGTTGGCGAAGGCGGTGAAGGAGAGGCGATCCGAGTCGCCGCCGTCCTCGATGACGAAGAAGGTGGGGCGCCCCTCGGGGTCGTCCGCGCGGTAGCGCTCCTTGTCGTAGTTGTCCGAGATGAAGGCCAGGGAGACCTCGCGGGCGACGCGGGACGTGGCCAGGCGGACGTTGTGCCAGTAGGCGTCCCGCTCCTCGATGTCGGCGGTGACCGTGAGCAGGCGCCCGAAGGAGGCCCAGATCAGCACCGAGATGATCGAGATGATGGCCATGGCCATCATCACCTCGATGAGGGTGAAGCCCCGGGGCGGGCGCTGGACGACGGTCCTCATGGGCCGCCCACCTTCCGGACGGGGCCGCCCGAGGCGCCCTGGATGGGGGGGATGCGGGGGATCATCCTGTTGGGGTTCACGCCCGGCATGTTGGGGAGGTTGCTCAGCCGCTTGCGGGCATCCTCGAGGGCCTTGGTGGCCCGGGACTGCTGGAGGTCGTTGGCGCCGCCCGGCGCGCCGCGATCGCCGACCTTGATCACGTGGGTGACGACGGTGAGGTCGGAGGGGCCGGTGATGTCGGTCCAGCTCACCGTCAGCCGCACCTCGCGGACGCTCTCCTCGATGGTGGTCTGGAGGGTCTGGATCTGGCCGGTGATCATCCCCTGAATGCCGCCGCCCAGAGAGGAGAGGAGGCCGCCCTCCGCGCCGCCGCCGCTGCCCTCGTCCGGGGAGATGCCGAGGGCCTGGCTGAAGAGGCCCTCGATCATCGTGGCGTCGAACTCCAGCTCGGGCTTCACGACCACGGCCTTCCACTCGAAGCGCTCGTAGCCCTCCTCCTTGAAGTCGCCGTGCAGGGTCTCGTCGAAGTCCGAGAGATCCTCGGCGTAGATCCGCTCCTCGACGTCCACCATCTTCGAGCGGGCCAGGAGGGTGGCCATGCTCACGAACTTGGCGTGGTTGTGCATCCGCACCGCGCCGGAGTGGAGGTTGAGGATGGCCACCAGGCTGATGGAGAGGATGGCCAGGGAGACCATCACCTCCAGGAGGCTGAAGCCCTGCTGGGTGCCGGGCCTAGACATCCGGCACCTCGAGGTTCTCGGCGAACACCTTCACCCGCCCGGTGAGGGGCTGCACGGTGAGGGTGTAGAAGTTCTCCCGGGAGTCCTGGATCCAGATGTAGGCGGCCTGGGTCTCGCCGAGGGGCAGGAAGTAGAGGTAGGCCTCGCCGACGGTGACCACGTCCCGCAGCTGGGGCGTCCAGAAGCCGGCCAGCCGGACCCCCGGGGGCAGGGTCCGGTCCTGGAGCTCTCGGCCGGCGAAGGCCTGCCAGGCGGCCCGGGCCTTGACCCGCCGCTCGAGCTCCTCCTCCTCCCGGACGTAGCTGTCGTCCGCGAAGGGGTCCTCGTCCTCCTGGACGAGGGCTCCCTCGTCCACGTCCTGGATCTCGGGCGAGATCCGGGCGGCGTCGAGGGTGCACTCGATGCGGTAGCTGCCGTTGTGCTCGACCGACTCCGGCATGACGAAGACGAGGCGGCAGGTCTGCCCCCGCATCGCCGCCTCGTCGTAGATCATCCGGATGGCGCCGGCGAGCCGGCCCGCCTCCTCCTTCACCCGCACTCCGAGGACGCTCTCCATCGCCGGGACGACGAGGGCGAAGAGGCCCGCCACGATCAGCAAGCCCACCAGGAGCTCGATCAGGGTCAGGCCCCTCGGCGGGGCTGAGGTGGGAGGGGACCGCCTCATGCGCTACTCGCCTTCCCCCTCGCCGAACTGCCCGAGGAAGAGGTCGGCGTTCTCACCGGTGCCCCCGGGCTGGCCGTCGGCGCCGTAGGAGCCGATGTCCGGACCGTCGGGGTTCTTCACGCCCGGGAAGCGGTAGACGTAGGGCCGCTTCCAGGGATCGGTGGGCGCCTTGGAGAGCATCTTCTCGCTCACCAGCGCGGCGATGCCCTCGTCGCTGCCGGGGTAGCGGGAGTGCTTGTTGTAGTAGAGGTCCGAGGCGTTCTTGATCGTCTGGATCTCGATCTTGGCCTGGGAGACCTGCGCGCTCTTCAGCTGGGGGATGACCGCCACCGCGACCGCCGCGGCCACCATCCCCAGGATGGTGATCACGATCATGATCTCGATGAGGGTCATGCCGCGGGCGCTGGCCCGGGCGACCTTGCGAAGCCTCTCTTGGTTACTGGACATCGAGCTTTGCTCCTTGGATCGAGGAGACGGGCTCGGAGAAGAGAGCGCCGTCGCCGGTGCGGGTCGTGTTTCGAGTGGAGAGGGTGGTGCCCACCAGGGCAACGCAGAAGGCGAGGAGCGCGGCGAGGATCACGCCGCGGACCGCCGTGTCGAGGAGGCCATCGCCTCGGGTCAGCTCCAGAAATCGAGCCATGGTCACCCCTGGATCATCGTGTTGAGCTGGAGGATGGGCATGAGGATCGAGAAGACGATGAAGGCCACCACCACGCCCATGGCGACGATCATCAGCGGCTCGAGGAGGCTGGTCAGGCCCGTGATGCGGGACTCGACCTGGCTCTCGTAGGCCGCGGCGACGTTCAACAGCATCTCCTCGAGCTGCCCGGATTTCTCGCCGATCGAGACCATGTGGTAGACGAGCGGCGGGAACTGACCGGAGCGCTTCAGGGGCGAGGCGATCGCGTCGCCCTCCTGGATGGCCTCCCTCGCCTCGTCGATCACCTCGGCCAGCACCTGGTTGTTCACCACGTTCCGGACGATCTGCAGGGCCGAGAGGATGGGGACGCCCGAGGAGAGGAGGGTGGAGAGGGTCCGCGAGAAGCGGGCCATGGCCACCATCCGGTTGAGGTCCCCGAAGAGGGGCGCGGCGAGCTTCCAGCCCGCCCAGGCGCGGGTGCCCGACTCGGTCCGGGTCCAGGCCCGGAAGAGGACCACGAAGAGGACCCCCAGGATGCCGATGAGCCACCACCACTCGCGGGTGAGGTCGGCGGTCCAGATCAGGGCCCGGGTGGTGAAGGGCAGGGTCGCGCCAATGTCCTCGAACATCCGGGTGACCTTCGGCACGACCACGGCCATGAGGATGGCCAGGATGATCAGGCCGATGATGATCATCACCAGCGGGTAGGTCAGCGCGCTGACGATCTTCTGGCGCAGGCGGGCCTGGCCCTCGGTGAAGTCGGCGAGGCGCACCAGCACGACGTCCAGCGCGCCGGAGGACTCACCGGCGGCGACCATGTTCACGTAGATCTTGGAGAAGATCCGCGGGTGGTCGGCCAGGGCGTCCGCCATGGTGGCGCCCTCGTTCACCCGCTGCTTCACCAGGCCCACGACCCGCTCCAGGGCCGGGTGATCGACCTGATCCTGGAGGGCGGTGAGGGCCTCGATCAGCGGCACGCCGGCGCCCACCAGGGTGGCCAGCTGCCGGGTCATGATGGCGATGTCCTGGGTGCCCGCGGTCTGGCGAGAGCGGCCCAGGCGCACCTCCTTGGAGAGGGCCTCCTTGGCGCCGCCACCGCCCTTGTCCTTCTCCTGCTGGTAGGAGGTGACGAAGACGCCGTCGCGCTTCAGCGCGGTGCGCAGGCCCCGGGGCGAGTCCGCGTTGCGGATGCCCTTCACCTGCTTCCCGGCGGCCGTCAGGCCCGTGTACTCGTAGACCGGCATCGCCCGTGTGCCTCTAGGTGACGATGGTGTCGCGGGTCACCCGGAGGGCCTCCTCCACGGTGGTGAGCCCCTCGAGGACCTTCTGCGCCCCGTGCTGCTTGAGGGTGAGCATGCCCTGCTCGAGGGCGGCCCTCTTCAGGGTGCCCGAGTCGACGTTCCGCAGGATGTGCGCGCGCACCTCGTCGTCGACGGCGAGCATCTCGTAGATGCCCGTCCGGCCGCGGTAGCCCGTGTCCGAGCACTCGGAGCAGCCCACGGCCTCGTAGAGGGTGCGGTTGCGGGCCTCCTCGCGCTCGGCCTCGTTCAGGCCCAGCTCGATCAGCTCCTCCTCGGCCGGGTGGTGGACCCGCCGGCAGCTCTTGCAGACCAGCCGCACCAGGCGCTGGGCCAGCAGGCCGATCAGCGAGGAGGCGACCAGGAAGGGCTCGACCCCCATGTCCACCAGCCGGGTCACCGCCGAGGCGGCGTCGTTGGTGTGGAGGGTGGAGAGGACGAGGTGGCCGGTGAGGGAGGCCTGGATGGCGATCTCGGCGGTCTCCCGGTCGCGGATCTCGCCGACCATGATGACGTCGGGATCCTGCCGCAGGAAGGAGCGCAGGCCCCGCGCGAAGGTGCGATCGATCTTGGCGTCGACCTGCATCTGACCGATGCCGGGCAGCTCGTACTCGACCGGATCCTCGACCGTGAGGATGTTCTTGTCGGGCGAGTTGATCTTCGCCAGGCAGCCGTAGAGGGTCGTGGTCTTGCCGCTGCCGGTGGGGCCCGTGACCAGGATGATGCCGTGGGGCCGGTAGATGAGGTTCTCCATCTGCCTGAGCTGCGCGAGGGAGAAGCCGATGTCGGTCAGGGGCCGGAGCACGGAGGAGCGGTCGAGGAGCCGCATCACGACGCGCTCGCCGTGACGCACCGGCGTCGTCGAGACCCGGATGTCCACGTCGCGGCCGGCGATCTTGATCCGGATCCGGCCGTCCTGGGGCAGGCGCTTCTCGGCGATGTTCAGGCCCGCCATGACCTTCACCCGGCTGATGATCGAGGCCTGGAAGCGCTTGGGCGGGTTGATGATCTCCTGGAGCACGCCATCGACCCGGAAGCGCACCAGCAGCTCGCGCTCCTGGGGCTCGATGTGGATGTCGCTGGCCCGCTCCTTCACCGCCCGGAAGAGCAGCGAGTTCACCAGGCGGATGATCGGCGCCTCCTCGTCGGAGACGTCGAGGAGGTCCTGCACCTCCTCCAGCTCGTGGCCGAGCTCGTCGAGCTCGTCGGTGGCCTCCAGGTCCTCGACCAGGCGCTGGGTCTCGTTGGAGGCGCGGTCGTAGACGGTGTTGATCGCGTCGATGACCTGCTGGGGCGGGGCGAGGACCGGGCAGGGGGCGGCATCGAGCAGCACCGTCAGGTGGCCCAGGCTCTCGGTGTCGAGGGGGTCGGCCACCGCGGTGATCACCATGCCCAGCTCGTCGTAGCGCAGGGGCAGGAGC belongs to Deltaproteobacteria bacterium and includes:
- a CDS encoding prepilin-type N-terminal cleavage/methylation domain-containing protein; its protein translation is MRRSPPTSAPPRGLTLIELLVGLLIVAGLFALVVPAMESVLGVRVKEEAGRLAGAIRMIYDEAAMRGQTCRLVFVMPESVEHNGSYRIECTLDAARISPEIQDVDEGALVQEDEDPFADDSYVREEEELERRVKARAAWQAFAGRELQDRTLPPGVRLAGFWTPQLRDVVTVGEAYLYFLPLGETQAAYIWIQDSRENFYTLTVQPLTGRVKVFAENLEVPDV
- the gspF gene encoding type II secretion system inner membrane protein GspF codes for the protein MPVYEYTGLTAAGKQVKGIRNADSPRGLRTALKRDGVFVTSYQQEKDKGGGGAKEALSKEVRLGRSRQTAGTQDIAIMTRQLATLVGAGVPLIEALTALQDQVDHPALERVVGLVKQRVNEGATMADALADHPRIFSKIYVNMVAAGESSGALDVVLVRLADFTEGQARLRQKIVSALTYPLVMIIIGLIILAILMAVVVPKVTRMFEDIGATLPFTTRALIWTADLTREWWWLIGILGVLFVVLFRAWTRTESGTRAWAGWKLAAPLFGDLNRMVAMARFSRTLSTLLSSGVPILSALQIVRNVVNNQVLAEVIDEAREAIQEGDAIASPLKRSGQFPPLVYHMVSIGEKSGQLEEMLLNVAAAYESQVESRITGLTSLLEPLMIVAMGVVVAFIVFSILMPILQLNTMIQG
- the gspE gene encoding type II secretion system ATPase GspE, with the translated sequence MSEERYENGGSEATEYAPLTGAHLRGQPLGEILVALCGLSPVKVEEALALQAEKGGRIGEILVAMEAITNDDLYRALSAQFDLPLMEGITADDADPEIVQRVPINFAKQNLLLPLRYDELGMVITAVADPLDTESLGHLTVLLDAAPCPVLAPPQQVIDAINTVYDRASNETQRLVEDLEATDELDELGHELEEVQDLLDVSDEEAPIIRLVNSLLFRAVKERASDIHIEPQERELLVRFRVDGVLQEIINPPKRFQASIISRVKVMAGLNIAEKRLPQDGRIRIKIAGRDVDIRVSTTPVRHGERVVMRLLDRSSVLRPLTDIGFSLAQLRQMENLIYRPHGIILVTGPTGSGKTTTLYGCLAKINSPDKNILTVEDPVEYELPGIGQMQVDAKIDRTFARGLRSFLRQDPDVIMVGEIRDRETAEIAIQASLTGHLVLSTLHTNDAASAVTRLVDMGVEPFLVASSLIGLLAQRLVRLVCKSCRRVHHPAEEELIELGLNEAEREEARNRTLYEAVGCSECSDTGYRGRTGIYEMLAVDDEVRAHILRNVDSGTLKRAALEQGMLTLKQHGAQKVLEGLTTVEEALRVTRDTIVT
- a CDS encoding type II secretion system protein GspJ, which codes for MRTVVQRPPRGFTLIEVMMAMAIISIISVLIWASFGRLLTVTADIEERDAYWHNVRLATSRVAREVSLAFISDNYDKERYRADDPEGRPTFFVIEDGGDSDRLSFTAFANTRLYADEKVSDQAILEYFLDHDDEGVTGLYRRKKTLIDADWDRGGETHLLLEGVTAFDVEWWNPDDEDWEERWSTRDTDQHDRIPSRIRITLKVTDPDGVDQTFTTQARVQLTQPLTW
- a CDS encoding prepilin-type N-terminal cleavage/methylation domain-containing protein, with amino-acid sequence MSRPGTQQGFSLLEVMVSLAILSISLVAILNLHSGAVRMHNHAKFVSMATLLARSKMVDVEERIYAEDLSDFDETLHGDFKEEGYERFEWKAVVVKPELEFDATMIEGLFSQALGISPDEGSGGGAEGGLLSSLGGGIQGMITGQIQTLQTTIEESVREVRLTVSWTDITGPSDLTVVTHVIKVGDRGAPGGANDLQQSRATKALEDARKRLSNLPNMPGVNPNRMIPRIPPIQGASGGPVRKVGGP
- the gspG gene encoding type II secretion system major pseudopilin GspG; protein product: MSSNQERLRKVARASARGMTLIEIMIVITILGMVAAAVAVAVIPQLKSAQVSQAKIEIQTIKNASDLYYNKHSRYPGSDEGIAALVSEKMLSKAPTDPWKRPYVYRFPGVKNPDGPDIGSYGADGQPGGTGENADLFLGQFGEGEGE